A single region of the Lysinibacillus sp. B2A1 genome encodes:
- a CDS encoding oxidoreductase, whose amino-acid sequence MGMRAAIVVGATGLTGTSLVEQLCENDEYVSVLVIARRKPVFTHPKLEVKIRDFDTLEEKDIEFAHELYCCLGTTIKKAGSREMFEKVDFEYPLAIASLAKKRGIPHMLVITAMGANESSPFYYNRVKGKLEHDLIELGLQRLSIIRPSLLVGDREEFRLGEKAGEKVLKAAKPLLVGPLKRSRAIDASQVAKAMIVIALHGKKQPVAIYQSQELAKLDFPEIKEEDVSREDLFNWEKHKLSSAIDEGDKVNREVIINRDKYKIEETVVDKEVNFHQREDE is encoded by the coding sequence ATGGGAATGCGTGCAGCAATTGTTGTAGGGGCTACAGGTTTAACTGGTACCTCACTTGTGGAACAATTATGTGAAAATGATGAATATGTTTCAGTTTTGGTTATTGCTCGAAGAAAGCCCGTGTTTACACATCCAAAGCTTGAAGTGAAAATCCGTGATTTTGATACTTTAGAAGAAAAAGACATAGAATTTGCACATGAATTGTACTGTTGTTTAGGGACAACGATAAAAAAAGCGGGTTCTCGTGAAATGTTCGAAAAAGTTGATTTTGAATACCCATTAGCTATCGCCTCATTAGCAAAAAAACGTGGTATCCCTCATATGCTTGTAATTACAGCGATGGGGGCAAATGAGAGTTCTCCATTTTATTATAATCGTGTAAAGGGGAAGCTAGAGCATGATCTGATAGAGCTAGGCTTACAGAGACTTTCTATTATACGCCCATCATTATTAGTGGGTGATCGAGAGGAATTTCGTTTGGGTGAGAAGGCAGGAGAGAAAGTGTTAAAGGCAGCCAAACCTCTATTAGTGGGGCCGCTTAAACGTTCGAGGGCAATTGATGCCTCACAGGTTGCAAAAGCGATGATTGTTATTGCACTGCATGGGAAGAAGCAGCCCGTTGCAATTTATCAATCACAAGAGTTAGCGAAGTTAGATTTCCCTGAAATAAAGGAAGAGGATGTTTCGCGGGAGGATTTATTTAATTGGGAGAAGCACAAATTATCTTCTGCAATTGATGAGGGCGATAAAGTAAACCGAGAGGTCATTATAAATCGGGATAAATATAAAATTGAGGAAACCGTTGTAGATAAGGAAGTGAATTTTCATCAGCGGGAGGATGAATAA
- a CDS encoding CMP-N-acetylneuraminic acid synthetase, translating into MQNETQATELKKTIVFIIESCIDKGLYPFERVATLAKLFTNEKVLIFVKTPSNDGIPILMHENLSPILFDHFDELSKQIKELQPDLIVRDGRNSESWQVENLRPFCKTILHFDDFGDGGQACDCVLLALYQEVKDYLPSHYIGGSFVFAVPEVYQNFKDIPESKTPEDPPHIVVAFEDGDEHNLTYRTLRHLTQLQIPLQITVMIDDSYQHAIEDLQMMVLSRRNTAILRDKNALLKLLPKADVMICNANYTPYKVASYGVPCITLAQTEAELLHAFPREQNGFIHLGLGRKMKQSQIQNAVMEFLLHEARSERAVKKQRQLNLVSNNETLHSMLLDFAYDRHNIAST; encoded by the coding sequence TTGCAAAACGAAACTCAAGCAACAGAACTGAAAAAGACGATTGTTTTCATTATTGAAAGCTGTATTGATAAAGGGCTGTATCCTTTTGAACGGGTTGCAACGTTAGCCAAGCTATTTACAAATGAAAAAGTTTTGATATTTGTAAAAACCCCTTCAAATGATGGGATTCCAATTTTAATGCATGAAAACCTTTCTCCAATTTTATTCGACCATTTTGATGAACTATCGAAGCAAATAAAGGAACTACAACCTGATTTAATTGTAAGGGATGGTCGTAACTCTGAAAGCTGGCAAGTAGAGAATTTACGTCCATTCTGCAAGACTATACTTCACTTTGACGATTTTGGTGATGGTGGTCAAGCCTGTGACTGTGTTTTACTAGCACTTTATCAAGAAGTGAAAGATTACTTACCATCACATTATATAGGCGGTAGCTTTGTTTTCGCAGTACCTGAAGTATATCAAAACTTCAAAGATATACCAGAAAGTAAAACACCTGAAGACCCACCCCATATCGTTGTTGCTTTTGAGGATGGGGACGAGCATAACCTTACCTACCGTACTCTTCGACACTTAACACAGCTACAAATTCCACTACAAATTACCGTGATGATTGATGATAGCTATCAACATGCAATCGAGGATTTGCAAATGATGGTGCTCAGTCGTCGCAACACAGCTATTCTTCGCGATAAAAATGCACTCCTAAAACTACTACCAAAGGCCGATGTTATGATTTGTAATGCCAATTACACACCTTATAAAGTCGCCTCATATGGCGTTCCTTGTATTACGCTTGCACAGACAGAGGCCGAGCTTCTACATGCATTTCCTCGAGAGCAGAACGGCTTTATTCATCTTGGTCTTGGCCGCAAAATGAAGCAATCACAAATTCAAAATGCTGTCATGGAGTTCCTATTACATGAGGCTCGAAGTGAAAGAGCTGTTAAAAAGCAACGACAGCTAAATCTTGTCAGTAACAATGAAACACTGCATTCCATGCTATTAGATTTCGCTTACGATCGACATAATATCGCTTCAACTTAG
- a CDS encoding transcriptional regulator Spx yields MTVTIYSQASCSSSRKALKWLKDHNIEYKEKRITSHPLTLAEFKEILSMTEDGTDEIIATNSNDFKNLNIDIDQLSIQELFAIIQAHPRMLRSPIIIDEKRIQVGYNEMDIRRFIPRKVRAYELNAMTRLAQES; encoded by the coding sequence ATGACAGTTACAATTTACTCACAAGCGAGCTGTTCTTCATCCAGAAAAGCACTTAAATGGTTAAAAGATCACAATATTGAATATAAAGAAAAACGTATTACTTCACATCCACTAACACTTGCAGAATTCAAAGAAATTTTAAGCATGACAGAAGATGGAACAGACGAAATTATTGCAACAAACTCAAATGATTTTAAAAATTTAAATATTGATATTGACCAACTTTCAATTCAAGAGCTATTTGCTATTATCCAAGCTCATCCAAGAATGCTGCGTAGCCCAATCATAATTGATGAAAAACGTATACAAGTTGGGTACAATGAAATGGACATCCGTCGTTTTATTCCACGTAAAGTACGTGCTTACGAATTAAATGCGATGACAAGATTGGCACAAGAAAGTTAA
- a CDS encoding heme ABC transporter ATP-binding protein, translating into MAILTVENLGHSFGDRTLFKDVSFRLVEGDHIGLVGANGVGKSTLMGIITGQAIHDTGKVEWLPGTHYGYLDQHTVLTAGRTMRDVLRDAFLPLYKKEEELNDITGKMADATPEELEVLLEQMAEVQDALDAGDFYTLDMKIDEVARGLGLDAIGLDRDVAALSGGQRTKVLLAKLLLEKPKVLLLDEPTNYLDEEHITWLKIYLKNYPHAFLLISHDTEFMNETVDVIFQLEFSKLTRYTATYEKFLELAEINKRQHIDAYEKQQEFIKKQEDFIAKNKARYSTTGRAKSRAKQLDRLERIDRPETAVKPEFGFKEARSSSRYVVEAENLVIGYDKEKPLLPPLTFNIERGEKIALVGMNGVGKSTLLKTMLGKINPLDGKVVRGDYLYPSYFEQEVKADKITPIDDVWNAFPSMEQAQVRAALARAGLKTEHITRPLNSLSGGEQAKVRLCKLMMEEANWLVFDEPTNHLDVDAKDELKRAMKDFKGTIVLVSHEPDFYEGLATKVWNVQDWFTSGQQS; encoded by the coding sequence ATGGCAATATTAACTGTTGAAAATTTAGGTCATTCATTTGGTGACCGTACTCTTTTTAAGGATGTATCCTTTCGCTTAGTAGAAGGGGATCATATTGGTCTAGTAGGTGCAAACGGTGTTGGTAAGTCAACATTAATGGGCATCATTACGGGGCAAGCAATCCACGATACTGGTAAAGTTGAATGGCTACCAGGAACCCATTATGGTTATTTAGATCAACATACTGTACTGACAGCGGGTCGTACTATGCGTGATGTATTACGAGATGCCTTTCTTCCTTTATATAAAAAAGAAGAAGAACTGAATGACATTACAGGAAAAATGGCTGACGCAACACCTGAGGAATTAGAGGTGTTATTAGAGCAAATGGCTGAAGTACAGGATGCTCTTGACGCAGGTGATTTCTATACGCTTGATATGAAAATTGATGAGGTTGCACGTGGTCTTGGTCTTGACGCAATCGGCCTGGACCGTGACGTCGCTGCTCTTTCTGGTGGTCAACGTACAAAGGTTTTACTAGCAAAGTTATTACTTGAAAAACCAAAAGTATTATTACTAGATGAGCCGACCAACTATCTTGATGAAGAGCATATTACGTGGTTGAAAATCTATTTAAAGAATTATCCACACGCTTTCTTATTAATTTCGCACGATACAGAGTTTATGAATGAAACGGTGGATGTTATCTTCCAACTAGAGTTTTCTAAATTAACTCGCTATACTGCGACATATGAAAAGTTTTTAGAACTTGCTGAAATCAATAAACGTCAGCATATCGATGCTTATGAAAAACAACAGGAATTCATTAAAAAACAAGAAGATTTTATTGCGAAAAATAAAGCTCGCTACTCAACTACTGGTCGTGCAAAATCCCGCGCCAAGCAGCTTGACCGCTTAGAGCGTATCGACCGTCCTGAAACAGCTGTAAAACCTGAATTCGGTTTTAAAGAAGCTCGTTCTTCAAGTCGTTATGTGGTGGAGGCTGAAAACTTAGTTATTGGCTATGACAAGGAAAAACCATTACTGCCTCCATTGACTTTCAATATTGAGCGAGGTGAAAAAATCGCGCTTGTGGGAATGAATGGTGTAGGGAAATCTACATTATTAAAAACAATGCTTGGTAAAATCAATCCACTTGATGGAAAGGTTGTTCGTGGTGATTACCTTTATCCGTCTTACTTTGAGCAGGAAGTAAAGGCTGATAAAATTACGCCAATCGACGATGTTTGGAATGCCTTCCCTTCAATGGAGCAAGCCCAAGTTCGAGCAGCATTAGCACGTGCTGGACTTAAAACGGAGCATATTACACGCCCTCTTAACTCTTTATCTGGCGGTGAGCAAGCAAAGGTGCGCTTATGTAAGCTAATGATGGAGGAAGCAAACTGGCTAGTATTTGACGAACCAACTAACCACTTAGATGTTGATGCAAAAGACGAATTAAAACGTGCTATGAAAGACTTTAAAGGGACAATCGTACTCGTTAGCCATGAGCCTGATTTTTATGAAGGTCTCGCAACTAAAGTTTGGAACGTCCAAGATTGGTTTACTTCAGGACAACAAAGCTAA
- a CDS encoding NADH-dependent FMN reductase: MKILLVDGTMFGRKTGAILEQVEQYIKELNASFNLEIMHFSQYKHQIVDGSPLNDDMKNMIQKFEEADAYIIATPIFQASIPGVLKNAFDFLHPKTMRYKPVSIVANGGTYQHHLVVENQLKPILDYFRALVTPNYVYTHTSHFDADNHIIDEDVHNRLRELARVFVQYCEMSKTLPKETIDQH; encoded by the coding sequence ATGAAAATTTTACTGGTTGATGGCACAATGTTTGGTCGTAAAACAGGTGCTATTTTAGAGCAAGTGGAACAGTATATTAAGGAATTAAATGCTAGTTTCAATTTAGAAATTATGCATTTTAGTCAATATAAGCATCAAATTGTTGACGGATCTCCGTTAAATGATGATATGAAGAACATGATTCAGAAATTTGAGGAAGCGGATGCATATATTATTGCCACTCCCATTTTCCAAGCATCGATTCCAGGTGTTTTGAAAAATGCCTTTGATTTCTTACATCCGAAAACAATGCGCTATAAACCAGTGTCAATCGTAGCAAATGGTGGTACCTATCAACACCATTTAGTAGTAGAAAATCAATTAAAGCCGATTCTAGACTACTTCCGTGCACTTGTTACACCTAACTATGTGTACACACATACATCTCATTTCGATGCAGACAATCATATTATAGATGAAGATGTTCATAATCGTTTACGTGAGTTGGCTCGTGTGTTTGTTCAGTATTGTGAAATGAGTAAAACATTGCCGAAGGAAACGATTGACCAACATTAA